DNA from Plasmodium cynomolgi strain B DNA, chromosome 12, whole genome shotgun sequence:
TATAAcctcaaaaaaagaagaagaattttgcatgctaaaaaaaattaaagcacaAATTGGTGAAACCGTACgaagtttattttatccAACGCAGTAGGGGAAAGAAATAATGGAAAAACCATAAGGGGAACATAATTTCCCATGTCACATATATTCCCGGATGGGTTAAATTGGGGTTGTATatatttccccatttttgcaaagattctttttttggtgtGAAAAAGagggtataaaaaaaaaaaaagttacaggaggcctttccttttcatagCCATTTAATGTCATTCTGGGTGGTCTTACACTTTTACGTGAAGTCCAACACGGGTGTGAGGTGTTACGTTCGCCTCCTTATAACTATACATGCCTACCGCATATACTCCACATGGTATAGTGGCAACCCGCTCTGCGATTTTTTCAAAGCGGATGGGAGTTCCACCCCAGCGGAATGAACAGCTTTGTAAAAGTGAAgggcaacaaaaaagaatatacatAACTAGGGAAGTAACACATACGTGCACGGATAGTGATAATACGTACAACTTTCCCATCTGTTCGACGTGGCTAGATTTCCTCACCCCCTGCCGCtttctccccccaaaaagggCATACCCTCATGAAGGGCTGCAAAATTCACGAATGTGAGTTCCCGTTTGTGTGATCCCGTTTGTGTTATCCCGCTTGTGTGATCCCGCTTGTGTGCAAATCAGccaaatatattttggaaCATACTAAACAGGTCGTGCTTCCTCTTATTAAACACCACATCATCTAGTATGccgatatatttttgaaaatcgGGATCGTAATTTAATATGAGTCGATACTTATACTTGACGTCTTCATATAAAGGCACACTTCTGTATAAGCACGAACAAGTAATTAAATAAGCAATTTGAATAGGAAGGGGGACATCCTTTCGATCTAAATTGGgttcaaatttatttatcaaaTCTAATGCTTGTTCAAATTTGTCCAGAACAAGAAGACATAGTGTGGTccttaaaatgaaaaaattggattCACTCGGGTAAGCTTCTTTTTGCCAaaggcaaaatattttatataatatttcattatccTCTAGGTATATAAAATGATTATGAGCTaagctatattttttatcctcaaaatatgcatatgctaTGGCTTTGTGGAAATCTAAGTAGCCAAATATTTCATCATCATTCGTAGACCACATGATGCACTTgttcataaatttatatttttcttctgtagAATTTGGGGGGCataagttaaaaatttcgattatttttttcgcatacTCTTCgctaaattttatattatgttcTGTTAAAATTGTGCAACACTGGTACATTAAATCGCAGAGTAGTACGTACTGTTCTGCTTTGGCCATTTTTTGCGAGAAGTAGAAGATGATACTCATGCAGCTGCTCACTTGgtttttttgcagcttccTGTTTATAAGTGATTTTATCAGTTGGTGCGCTTCGTAGTGCTGgcctttttctattttctccTTGGCCAGTTTTTCCTTGCTCATTTTGTCGCTACTCATTTTGGTGTCTTTTCTAAGCGGTGACTGAAGTTATTTCAACCCTGAGGAGTTATTTTCCCTCTATTGCTCAGCAGTGGCTAAAGTTATTTCAACCCTGCGAAGTTattctctcccttttgctgAACCTCCGCTGGGGTCCCTCTTCTACCTGCGATGCCACACAAATGGAGTTCCACCCCGGTTAAGGCTGGACGGCGCATACGATTCTGTTCAGAAAGACTGAGGGGGGATGCTCCCCAACACGTTTGTATTGCTCTAGTatgtttcccctttctcGGTTGCGCATACTACGCAGTGCAGAAGTTATACCTCAAATGTGGAGCTAACTAGGTGTGTCCTTCTACCACTATGCATTTaactatatatgtatgtgaaAATATCTTGGTGCATGTTGCAGTGCGCGCGGATGAAGGCCTCGTTTCTCCTTAAAGTTCAAACGTGCAGGCGTGGGAATTCCCCCTTCGGCGGGCGTACACATGCGTGGG
Protein-coding regions in this window:
- a CDS encoding hypothetical protein (putative), with the translated sequence MSSDKMSKEKLAKEKIEKGQHYEAHQLIKSLINRKLQKNQVSSCMSIIFYFSQKMAKAEQYVLLCDLMYQCCTILTEHNIKFSEEYAKKIIEIFNLCPPNSTEEKYKFMNKCIMWSTNDDEIFGYLDFHKAIAYAYFEDKKYSLAHNHFIYLEDNEILYKIFCLWQKEAYPSESNFFILRTTLCLLVLDKFEQALDLINKFEPNLDRKDVPLPIQIAYLITCSCLYRSVPLYEDVKYKYRLILNYDPDFQKYIGILDDVVFNKRKHDLFSMFQNIFG